From Anolis carolinensis isolate JA03-04 unplaced genomic scaffold, rAnoCar3.1.pri scaffold_8, whole genome shotgun sequence, a single genomic window includes:
- the LOC134293432 gene encoding uncharacterized protein LOC134293432, translating to MGSPLSPVVANFYMEYFEKQALETAPKKPTVWFRYVDDTFTIWSHGEEELSKFLDHLNSIHPNIQFTMEKEKEGKLPFLDVLVIRKPNQQLGHTVYRKPTHTDRYLHKNSNHHPSQKRSTIKALTDRAQRICEPHLLQGELNHLNWALQANGYSTTDIRRAARPRTSHESQDKDPPRGKVFLPYIKGTTDRIGKLMKKHNLQTIYRPTKKIQQMLRSAKDKRDPLSSAGVYRIPCSCGQVYIGTTKRSAQTRVKEHERHCRLIQPEKSAIAEHLMNQPGHRILFENTKMLDHSNNYHVRLHREAIEIHKHMDNFNRKEETMKMNKIWLPVLKNSRIRTVNKKQYSENRGFPDMNQPRAVNDSKQRMPQRQEEDSR from the coding sequence atggggagccctctcagcccagtagtagcaaatttctatatggaatactttgaaaaacaggccctagaaacagcaccaaaaaagccaactgtttggttcagatacgtagatgacaccttcacgatttggagccatggagaggaagaactcagcaagttcctggaccatcttaacagcatccacccaaacatccaattcaccatggaaaaagaaaaggaaggaaaactgccatttctagatgttctggtcatccgcaaacccaatcaacaattgggccacacagtttacagaaaacctacacacacagatagataccttcataaaaactccaaccatcacccaagtcaaaaaaggagcacaatcaaagccctgacagaccgtgcacaaagaatctgcgaacctcacctcctccaaggtgaactcaaccacctaaactgggctctacaggccaatggatactccaccacagacatcagaagagctgcaaggccaagaacaagccatgagagtcaagacaaagatccacccagaggaaaggtgttcttaccatacatcaagggaactactgaccgcatagggaagctgatgaagaagcacaacctacaaactatctacagacccacgaagaaaatccaacaaatgctacggtcagcgaaggacaagagggatcctctctcttctgcaggagtctaccggataccatgcagctgtggacaagtctacatagggaccaccaaacgcagcgcccaaacaagagtcaaagaacatgaaaggcactgcagactaattcaaccagagaaatcagccatagcagagcatttgatgaaccagcctggacacagaatactatttgagaacacaaaaatgctggaccattctaacaactatcatgtcagactacacagagaagccattgaaatccacaagcatatggacaacttcaacagaaaggaagaaaccatgaaaatgaacaaaatctggctaccagtattaaaaaactcaagaatcagaacagtaaataaaaagcaatactctgaaaacagaggatttccagacatgaatcaacctagggcagttaacgactctaaacaaaggatgccccagaggcaggaagaagacagcagataa